CAGCGAGCGCATATGAAGACTGTAATGCTTGAAGCAAAGCAGGCTCCAAAGCCAGCCACCAAGAGGATAGCTACTGCAATGCACGTGACTGGACGCCGTCCAATTTGATCTGCAGCCATACCTAGGGTCGGGACCGCGATCACTGCTCCCATCACGTACATTAGCGCGGCAACTGTTAACAGCCATTTTCTGTTACACACGAGGTCCCAGGTAGTGATGATGGTTTGGGAATCTGTCTCGTAATGCCAGGCTGTGCAAGGAACTGGAGTACGGTTCTGTCCAAGCGGGTTGTCGTAGACTTCGCACCGGCTATAACCTCCATCTGACGTTGGTGGAAGAGCGAGGCTCTTCCACTCCGTTATGTTAAGGTTTTGGAAGATAGCGGGTCGTGCGCACCAGTAGTCGACGTTGCGTGCGATGATCTTAAAGCTGAGGCTGTGGCATCGAAGAACGAGCAAGGACAAGAAGCTGCAGACGAGGATCATCCGCTGGTAACAGCCATGGCCGTAGATAGCAGCTTGGCTAATGTCGTCGTATTCGCCCAGCTCATCCAGGTGCAACTCGGAGACTGTCACCCTGCTAAGTTGTGCCGACACCCTTCCACTTACCATGGATTCTTCGCGAGACTGCGCCTGTGGCTTACGCAAGGGACCTTCTACGGCGAGTCTTTCGATGGCATGTGGTAGGACCGGTTCTCTGCCTAGAGATGGAGCGTGCAGCACGGCTAGAATTGGTGGTGTAGCAGACTTGTCGAAAGAAATTCCCCTTGGCCTCAGCTCGGCCTTCGTCACTGGTTCGGTGTGCTGTGGACTGGCTTCAACATTCGCTTGCGGAGCTTGTAATGGCGAAGCACGGGATGGTTCATCAGACGGATATTTATACGAATATTCGTTCGAAAAGCGTCGGAGTGAAAGCTTGGTTGCTGGAGCGCGTGTATCACTCAACGCTCCAGGAACATCTTGTGAGTCCATCGGGAACCAGGATTCCCTTGATATTCTGCGCTGCTGCGGCTGCATCGAAGAAGCAATAGCGTATGATGTGGCACGATCACCCCGTTCGGATTACGCACGTTGTGATGAGCGAGCACACGCGAGGTAGCGTGAGAAGTTTCTTTGTTGTCCACCTGTCATCGAGGTATCCGATACAGTTCATTAAGGAACCGACGGAACTTTCTAATACAGACAAGTTTTTTTATAATAtaaaataagattgtacagaCAGATTGTGTAATATATAAATAAGGATAACTAGACTTGGGCGGAAATAAATTCGGAAATTCGACGCTTCACTCGACCAAGACAATACCAACGGCGATGGCATCACCTGGCCAGACCTCCAGAAGCTTCTCGACATATAGCCTCCTATATAGTATGCCGGGTGTACAGGGGTGTCATCCAATGcattgctccatagacgaaagcgtgccgagcgaacgcaatgcattctggacaggccttggtcgcacgtcacagcaaacgtcaaggcgcacgtgaccttaaagatggttGCGCCCGTGTTCTACGGCGAAATCGTTTGAAAACAAAGCGTTTACTGTTTCTGTGCACAGTTTTTGACGTCTTCCGACaccggtaattatttttatccgatgatgatgatgatgatacgaTGACGATTCGGCCTTATGAcgcactgagccgatgcgatctACTTAAACTAGGgaaaatgggctaccatgtcgcggaagaagcaccgtacGGTTTACGCTGGTAAAATActttcatctcttggctttacgCCGACGGGAATGTCTCGGCAAGCGCTataaaacgacatgtaaacaaagtcacgtgacctcaaaattACGTTTTCGATGACGTGTGACCAGCAGAACGTGGCGGCTTTGCAaaaggcacccgcttgagggtagttacaaaaatggcggatTTATGTCATCCCTGtgataccgggtgtttcacggcTGAATAactcgtgaacaggtggcgctatcgatgGTCCTTGAGACATCGGCAAAGAACTGAGCAGTGAACTGCTCATTTtcatacgctcattaattaaataaaaatcctaacttttaaattttacttagGATACTTTCGGAACCTCTATTTTACGTATACGGGGACCTTCAGCAAAACatacttcagaaaaaaaaaagaagagaaaaccgCGTCGACACTTACTGATTTTTtcaattaattggtttcggtttacatatttcttgcgcggagtagCGTATAATAGTAGCGTAATCTTTCGCTCAACTATCCAACACTAGATTAAGTCTTCATCCGATCGGTTAGTACAGGTGCTTCTCATAGCCACATAGctttcatagccacagttgctccgcggcgctaacacgaacaTTCTGTTACAACACAAGGCAGTTGTGCGACAGTGCGAACACGTTTACCAGCACATGTTACGCATGAGCAGTACACGACAGGGCTCCTCCTTTCAAACCCAGGCACACTGCGCGCGACACATAGAACGCAACGAAAGTGAACAAAGTAAATACGTTGTTTCAGTTGAATTTTTCGGTACACAGTCTCCCTAAACGCGACGACATACCGCACCATTAACCACGTTAACCGTGGCTATCTATCTACAGGTGTGTCCCGCTTATCCGGACATCTCGGGAGTAGTCAGTTTTCCTCAGAATAAAGAATTTCCGGATAAGCCAAATCTACCAAATCTCCAGGAAGTCCGAAAATTTAGGAGAACTCCTTATTGCtccagaaaaacaaaacaaaaaacacaatgAAAATATCGCTTCTGGTGTTCTTTACATAAAAAATACATCAAAAAGGCACCAGCTGCGTCACCCAGCTGTAGGTTCGCTGGAGCGCCTCTTCTCTTTATCCGGAATGATGTCGCAGATGGTGGACTTCCTCGAATCAATGTCCAGGGTCTTTTTGGCCTTGCCATAGTCCAAGAGACTGGAGATACTTTCGGAAGGCATGGACATTCGAGGTTCACGTATGGATTTCTTGTGCACGGTGGATACAGAACAACTCGTGTGCTTCTCGCCTACCATCTCTACTGTGTGTCCGCACACGTCAGAAAGGAGTGACTTCTCGAGGAAGGGCGAGCCAAACGGTACAGAAGGCCCCGGTGAGATGTGACCCTTTTTGGGGGGGGAACAatgcgaacacagcacatgccaAGGACAGAGGCCGTTGACACATTTCTGGATAAGCGTTCTCAAACATTGGTCCCCGTACTTatccggataacgaattccggataaccgagacCACAGCCAACGGTGGAAGGTccgttcccggtaacgtaaccCGTATAAAGTGTTTTCCAGATCTGACACACACAGAGCCACATGGCAGGCTTCTGCGCATAACTGCGGTGTACTgtaggcaaagcacgctttacaggacaACGATTCGTCACCGCTGAGCTGTATTGGCAACTGAACCCACTTTTACGTCAGATTTTACACAGGCGCAAAGAGTCAACTGACGGAAACGAACGAAAATAACGCCACGTTTTGTATTTACGTAAACACACaatcactagtttatttcacGGGCCATCTTTCGCTCTTATTCACGGGGCTTATAGTTACGTCAATTATATTTAATACATTTTTGATTCCAGCATCAGAGTATGAGAGACCCAGCCAGTCTAGATGTCCCACGCGTGACATTTTTCTAGCGGATTCATTCCCGAACCCAAAGGGCAGTCGAAGGACTCTGAGAAGTCTCTGCTGTTCTTCAAAGGAATGTTCACTCTGAAAAAGACACCAGATGCGAATTGTAGCTCAGCTCAACCTTATTCCTTCCATCCTTCCATTACCTATCCTCCATGCGCTTCCTTGCCATCGCATCTGCGGGAGGTGTTTTGCAATAGCTCTGAAAGTAAATACACCGAACGCGTCAAAATTGTACAATGATTTACCGTGCTTGAAGTGGCACTACGAACTAAATTCAGGTTGACTTCGTTTATTTAACTCGCGCGACCCACGTCGTGACGTCATCGTACGTCACAGACTCCACCGACCCGCACCAAGGGGAGTCGCTGCCATGCGCTTCCCGTCACAAGAGCCGCGTCGTTGTATTGACACAAGAGCTGATTCCTCGACTCTCGAGTTGCTTGGGTCCAATAAACTAACACAAACCCGATGTCTTCAGGCAAAGCCACCTATACAGAAGGtttgcttaatgcctcctctcattCCTTCGCACGTAGACATACATAAGGTCCGTCCATCGCTGCAGCCATCcaagatgtcagccaatcgccgcagagtGTTTTGAAACGCAGGCTTTATGTGTGTGTCACCGCTTTCAAGTCAGCTCTCGGCCGTAATCTCCAAGCGCACTACCTGTTTCACAAACCTTTTCACTCGTCGCCTGTTACTCTTCCCTACACACGTCCAGCCAACGCTTGGATAGCGCTCAGAAATGCGCACCGTTCTTCTCCCATAGTTTGCTTCCCAGCAATTTATCTCAACACCAACTGGACGATTTCCATTACACGTTACACAACCGTGACAACGCCTCCACGGATCAATCCGAGAAGCTTCCCACACAACGTTCAGCGTCAACTACGTCAACTAACGAAACTTACGTCCCAGCAAGTCATCTGGCAACTTGCAACGTCACTCGGAAGTTTCAAATAATTCATTACCTGCGCGTAATATATGAAGAAAAGCTGCCTGGATGTTACTCCAAGGAGACCAGTCAACTGGTAGTCCTTATTGAAGTATTTAACGGTAAATACATTGTCCATAAAGACCTGCGACAATACACAGTTATCTTTCGTGCGGAAAGACATTTGGATACGCTTACCTGAAAGGCAACCTTAACGGCCGCGTTATCTTCGATACTTGAGTATATCTCGGAGATTTCCTATTAATCGTGTATAAACAGTGGGACAAAGAAGAAACAGACAAGAGCCATCTGTACAGCAAAGATACTTACATATGCTTCGTATTTGTATTGTCTACCAAAGCATCTTAGCTTTAATTTGAAACCTTCTCGGGAATAGTCCGTCCACAAAACTTCATTGGGATTGTAAAAGGCAGCTGCACACAGAAAGTGCAAAAATCACTTTCTAAGCACCACTGGGGGGTGTCAAGTGTCCTTCAATTCCTGCGCTAATGGTCTACAGTGTGACCAATACTCCCTCCTCAGGCCTTGTTAGCATGTATAGTTAGCCAGTTCTGCAGCTGTTTTTTACAGTATATGCCAACAAGTAGGCCACTTCAAAGCAATTTCATAATAGTAAACATGCCTAGATGCTGCGGCTAATTTGCCAATATTTACATGTCCTTGAGTAGGTGCAGACAACGCTTGATGATTTAAACctatgcgtttttttttttcattctacGAATTGCATGTGGACATTGTACAACATATTGTACGTATCGCACGGCACAGTAAGGGCATTGTACAGTTCTGCCTGGAACATAATTGTAACCTACCGCTTTCGAAGACGGCTTTAAACAAACATTGTGCAATTCTTGGTGCAATTCTTGGAATGTGAAATATTCTGCAAAGCACATTGTTGAAAAATACACATCTGTGAATTGCCACTATCTTGTGTGTATCACAGCTGAGTTACATTCTTAACAACGTTATCGGATAATTCGATTCGTCGGATAATGCGATACGTGAAAGTAAGGAATGATCAGTACTTCTCTTTTGCCGATGTTGGGATAGTCGTGTTGAACATTCCGACAGGAATCACTGAGAGAAAATACTCATGAGTGTTTCAAATTAACCACTTCGCTAGTATGACTTACTAATGACATTTTCTGATAGGACATATCTGCATATTGTATCAAATACTGAGCCTTTCCACCTGTAAGCAATAAATAATAGATAAAGTGTCTCGCAGTGCGACGTGCGTAGAGAGCAATGGATCCGGTTACCTTCTCTGAAAATTTCGAAAGCTGTTCGGGTCTCTTCCTGTCGATACGACGTACTGACTCATTGATAAGAAATACAATAGAGCATCCGGATTTTTAGGTACAGATGAGACAATCTAAGGGAAAACAGGAGTCACTGATCAGTAAACACGAAGCTATCTAGaaacattctaaaaaaaaaataaaaatccaaATTTGTCTGTCTGAAGGCTTTGAAGAGCGAAATCGTGATATGATTGGTGTCAAACCACTCGGGCCGCGAGATCGCGCAGCAAATTTGACGCCTGCGCGCCCTAACGGGACCGATGGTCTCTTGTGCGCCTGCTTGTGCTTGGAAGAGAATTTGAACATTTTGAAGCTGGAATTCCTAGGAATAACGAGACCGTCCCGCAGGACACCTGATATGAGGTGGTAATAACTAAACATTCCGTAATCACATCAAATTATGCAGCAGCTGGGGATCgggcatttcggtgcacggacgttttcGTGTGAGCACGTTCCGATGTAGCGAAGGTTCGGTGGAAATACGTTTCGGTACGTGGGGGGACGTCTAGGGGCAATGCACAACTTACTGAAAACAGCGTACGACCAATAATTGTATTTCATGTGCTCACAAAGGGATTACACGAACAcgtccttgagtctgaggacaAGCTATCCCTCGTTCCATCCTCAGAGTCGAGGAAATGTTCGCTTCATCTAcataccagctcgcttgcatttttctattttgttcCTCACGGGGGAACTTTAAAAACGTAAGTTCAGAGTTCATACACACTAATTTGAAGGCGTCAAAAAATCAAATTTTTAGCGCAAGGGAAGATCGGACAAACTCTTATCGTATTTTATAGCACGAATAACCTTCCGAGAACTCCGAATTAGAAGACTACGCACAGCTAACGACAAGTCACAAGAAAAGTTTCCATGAATATTGTAACACGTTCCTTCCTTGTCGAGCTCAACATACGAACTGCAGCCTTCAAAATTCACAGTTATGGGGAGAATTGAAGCGTAGACTGCACCCATAATATTGGTATACGCACAGAACAGGCAGCTTAGTGGTTAGCGTACTGACACCCTAATAGTGGACATGGAAGAGTTCTTATTACCTGGTTCATGTATAAGGCAATGTTGGCAGCAGACGATATGTGCAGGGGAAAGAACGCATAGATCTGCGTATGCTTGAGCTGGAAAGGTAGAAAGTATGACGACACGTCGTCCAGTCTTGACCTGCTCTGTGCACTAGACGTACCTTCATTTGGATAGCGTTCCTTGACCACGCATCAAGAAACCATGCAGAGGGTAGATGCTCCAGGAATACACTTCTCACATCCTCCGCCATGATGTCGCCCTGCAAACAAGTGTTGTGTAATgttctccataatgtaaaagccttgTGTAATGTTATTCAGAGCATAAGAAGGAGAAAGGAATTTTTGACTATTTTTAATACTTCTGTTTACCATAAGTTTGTCGAAGTGGGTGGCGTTTCTGAATGGCACCTCATACGTCATAGCAGTCaatatgggtaacagcttgTTGACAAGGTGAAGGCAGACCCTCCATTTAGGAAAACTATTCCAAGTTTTACCGGTCGAGACCATCAAGGAAAGATCCAGAAGGTCATCCGCCCCCACAAACGCTGCCATGGCAACCATCATGTGAAGGCCCACGTAAATGTACAGCGAGATCCTAAACGTGGGAACAGGGAACAACAGGGCATAGTGAAGTGAAGTTGTTTCAGCAAACGCTTCATGGGTGTCAACAATATTACACCGAAGAGGTACAATTCCACGTCTACTGTTTGTGACAGTGGAACTCACGGTGATGTCGTCAGCATATCAGGCAGCGTCGTCTTCAAATACTTCGGAGACTTTAATAGGACTCGTGCATTTCCAGTAAGTGGGAATAGATAGGGATCGACCATCTTGGATATGAGCTAAAGTAAAAATGGCAACCATAAGCGCTAACTCCACGTGCGTGTTTTCAGTATAGGGTTGTGCATCTACATCGGAAGCTGCGGAAGTCTTATTGATATTGGTAAACTTCCGCTAACCTACGCCAACCCGCCAGCTGACTCCTTGAAAATGCGAACTTTCGTTGACGTTACATTCCAAAGGCAAAAGTTCCTCCTGTTCTTCACGCGAACTCTCTAAACACTATACTACAAGGGCCTGAAAAGTTCCTGAAGAGGGCTGGTTCTTAATACTAATTCTGAATAAGTGAGGCTTTGACCTCCAAGATAAGGCCCTGGATACTTATCATGATCCATACGCATCATTTTGGCTCTGTGACCAAAAGGCTTTACTTTCACAGCGTGACTTGTGACAAGAAGCTGATTTTCAGCCTGAGTTTCTGGGTTCTGAATTTAAGAATCTATTTTGACCGCGAAGGAAAACAAAACGTGGCGGTTTCGTACTGGATGCAAGAGTCCCACGTGAGAGTAGGGTACGACTTGATATCCCTTAGCTCTGACAGCTGGGTGTTGGTCCCCTGTATGAGCCTGGAACAAGCAATGATTTTGTGTTATTTAGCGGAATTTTGCATATTCACGTTCATCGAGAACATTAAGAGATGCTGGTAGCCATTCACTTCTCACGCATGGTAGGATGTACTCTTCTgatcacctttttttttttgctgttctttTCTATCGCTTTACGAAAACATGTGAAATATGGCTCGAAACCAAAGACTGTATTCAGGACCACACTGCGTCGAGCTCCGTCCCGAACCATATTCTGTTCCTTACCTGAGCTATTTGTATAGCAGTATCGGCAATATGGTCGCAAATAGTCTGAACGGGCTGTCCATACAACATCTTGATAAACACGCAGCCCTTCTGGACTAAATGTGTCTTGGTCTTCGGTTGATTCTGCATATTCACCTGTTCGGGCGTTACGAGAATGTCGGGCTCGTCCAACTGCGTGTCAGAAATTGGTTACACTTACTACGCTATACACTTGCCTGGCCATGCACAAGAGAGAACTTACAGCTATAATCCACCTGGAATTATCGGCTGGATCTCGATTTATCTCGAAGGAAACCAGAGGCGCGATGCTTAATTTAGTCATCACGTCGGCCACTGTGTTCAGCACCACATCCGCCGTGATCAACTTAAGGAAAGGGTCAAAGCCCAGCTTCTTGAAGATCTGTTCCAGATTCGCGGGCGTTGGAGGCGCTACATAAATTGCGGAAtggggatttaaaaaaaaatacatctgcAGACATGGCTGAGCCCTGTTGGATTGAATGAGACTCACTGTTTTGTGCCACACAGCCTTTCCAGAGAAGCAGGACCGGAAGTGGTATTTGCGTTGCTGTTCCTGCACGAGAGGGAACGTTTATGTGCATCAAATGTTCAGCATACGTGCAGTACACCCTGCAAACATCCTGCTAACATCGTGCAAAAAGTAGTTATTTGTTTGGTAGtttgaaatggggcggtagtcgCAGTGAAGGAAACGAGAAACATTTTTTAGCGTCAGCTCTTGACGAGTGCACAAGCACATTCGTTGCTCAATACATTTTATACATGCAGCTTCTCCCTATCAGAATCGCTTGGTCCCTGaccgaatccagcccaccagcACTCTGCGCTTGGGCTTCGACCCTTATTGAAGGGGCTCATAATTTCGTTCTCCACATcagcaccagcaatggggtacaaAATATCACCTCTGGCCATGAAACTCCCAATTCATCATCttaaatttttttctctcttttacGGCTCTCTATTGAATCGACTGCAAGCGTCGTACATGGTAGGATTTCACGCACCGTTCAGGACATTCCGTACTTTTTCTTCTATTTCCAGTTCCAACAAGCTGTCGGCATCTTCACGCTGAGCGCCTGGCGTCGCCGCTACTACAAGCTTGCTACAGGCGTAAATGTAGAAGTTGTCGCAGGGGTCGTGCGGAAAAGATAGAGATCGATAAAGCGCTGCTCCTGCAAAAGGCACGTGTGTGACTCTCTCGCACGGGACGCCGAAGGGAAGACCTCACCTTCCGCGATGCAGAATGGTGTGTTGCAAACCTCGAAGTCTGCAGGGTATGGTTTGCCTCCGGGAAATCGAGCTGGCTGTGCGGGAAAAACAGACTGACTACTGTAGTAAAAGAGATCCAAGAAGGAAACTATGAAGGCAGTACCTCCATACCATTCTAAGAACTGTCACTATTGTAgcgttaaagtgccactactgACTAAGGGCCATACTCGACACGACCGTCCACTCAAAGCTTCTCCTCTAGACTACACGCCACACTTGGAGGAGCCATCGGGCTTGAAGGACACGCCTGTGCTACCGTATAGTACCTGAGGGAAGCGCGAAGGATTTCCTCCGTCCAGTGGACGTTTCGAGCCAAGCTCGAGGAACACCTCGAGTAGATGCAGAGGGTCGAACCGTGTATCGTTTAAAAACACGGCCCAGTGTTTCTTTGAACCCCAGTGTCTCCTCCAGTGGAGGAGCACTTCTTTCCTTCACTCACTGGAGTAGAGTTGAGGatcgttcaagaatacggccgTAAATCTCGAGCCTACAGAATCGTACAGAGCTTATGTCATTGCGATTTCAGTGTCTCACActgtattctcccaaaatattgtttctttaTGCGACGCGTAAGTATCACATGTCTAGTTTTGAGAgaatttctagttttgagagGTATGACGTCGTTGGGTGGCGCAATCAGCCCACGTGTCTGGCAACAATGCGCCTTGGAGGTCGAGTGGAGACCGAGAAGGCGCACGCAGTTGCTAGGCGACGGGCGCCATAGCTCGCAGTGACATAGTTCGCACTAGCATAATGCATCAccgccagtggcgtagccagaaaaaaatattttaggAGGGACTTTATGGGGACTTACATTTATGGGGACTTACATTGGGAGGAGGATctcccctcgtttccctctcccaaatgcactaccttAACTACGATTTCAGGGGTGTTTTGAACCCCAAAAAACCACAAACACCACTGATTACCGCCCGTGTGTGCGTACAGAAGAGAACCTAGTGCAGCCTAATGGAGTTTCAAGACACGAAAACTGCACTGTCCGCGTTTTGACCACGCCAACTTCGAAAGTGAGCGCACTGTGTTGCATCCCACTGCTCTCTTACGCGTAGCTCTGTTCCTGTTTCGTCACACTTCAATCTTACCCGAGTAGGTGGGAGAGTAGCAGGTAGCAGCGTCACAGTTGAACTTTCGTTATACATTGTGGGCAGGGTGCCGGCGGTGTGAGTTACGCTTCCGAACGCAGCGGTGGCGCTCGTAGCGCTGCTGACCGAAGTGGACTCGGCACTGTGAGTATCTGGGGGACTGGCATTTGTGTAACCGGCCGTTCCGGTGCTCGACGACCATGTGCCGGTGTCATTTACGATCAGAGAAAAGATATCGTACCCGTCTGTCGACGATGACGGCGCGGTGACTGTTTCGATGACAGAGTAGTTGACGTAGACAAAAGACGAGTTATCCGTTGTTCCTGTACCAAGGGGAAGAAATTCATTCGGCCCATGTGTGGCCACTACAAGTTCTATGCCCCGACAACATGACAACAACATGGAGGTGTATCTTTCcgccagcggagaatgtagtccacACGTTGAGTGGGGAATCCGAGAAGAGGAAGGGTGGGGAAGCCAACTCGATCGCGTGTTTCGTCAACGCGCATATTTCGCGTGTTtaccttatacagggtgtttctttttacctGCAACAAATTTTTATAAACTGGAGAGTTCCGTTACGATGGTTTTACTTTTGTcgttggattactcgacggggttactactaggaaaccgtatttttcCTCAGTTAGGGAATTAACAGATATCTTTCAATCAATTAtcgactttagggagcacattgcaattgcaatatcaAAGCCTGATCTGTACATGATCCGCAcaaaccactgatgaagcacaaaggAAATCGCAGCGCGCGCCATTTTAACAATCCCGTCTACTAGATTCTGCAAGTGGTTGGCtaaagagcgacggtgacgtcgtTTGCTCCGTCCTCACTTaacgtcaaaaaaaaaaaaaaaggaaaaaagaaagacgtcaTAAGCGATTTAGGGAAACGCTTATCGAgatatgtttcacgatcttttgATCAGCGTGATCGGTGTATAACAGGTAGCTTGAAGCATGCGAGCGCACTATACGTTCTAACTCGAAGGTGGACTTTTGTGTGCAGTGGACCTGTAGGAGTTTACTTGTGCCGAAATTCAGGGATATGGTTTCTGGTGGATGTAGCAAAGATGGCGCACTATTCGTTGTCCATTATGTTCCTTGTTTGCTGCAGATACGTACCCACCGAAGAGCTGGAACCCGAGGGCGAAGCAGACCATGTCACCGTGGTGTCTGTTAAGTAAGAAGTTGATGTAGATAACGCTACTTCATGAACTGGTTACTACAGATACACACCCGTTTTATAACTCGTTGAAGGGCTGGAACCCGAGGACGACATTGTACCTGTTACAGTGGTATCTGTCAAGTTAGAAGTTGATGTAGATAATGATACTCCGTCATGAACTGCTTACTAATACACACCCGTTTTATCACTCATTGAAGAGCTGGAGCCCATGGACGACATTGTACTTGTTACAGCGGTGTCTGTCAAGTTAGAAGTTGATGTAGATAATGATACTCCGTCATGAACTGCTTACTAATACACACCCGTTTTATCACTCATTGAAGAGCTGGAGCCCATGGACGACATTGTACCTGTTACAGCGGTGTCTGTCAAGTTAGAAGTTGATGTAGATAATGATACCATGAACTGCTTACTAATACACACCCGTTTTATCACTCGTTGAAGAGCTGGAGCCCAAGGACGACATTGTACCTGTTACAGCGGTGTCTGTAAAGTTAGAAGTTGATGTAGATAATACTACTCCGTTTAAGAACTGCTTACTACAGATACACACCAGTTTTATCACTTGTTGAAGGGCTGGAACCCGAGGACGACGTTGCACCTGTTGCCATGG
This genomic stretch from Ornithodoros turicata isolate Travis chromosome 9, ASM3712646v1, whole genome shotgun sequence harbors:
- the LOC135368678 gene encoding uncharacterized protein LOC135368678 isoform X3, coding for MSRNRKHSSNLRCQGRTILTYALVIILTFVLLLLENGLHWPVPDTTAKQAQSSSLRCRKNCTSSTSFTLLPESAMPEDSTRSSNLSAGMEAQLLQVVVTTPSSTSSAGTMTGSTPTQPTATTVSGTSSTSGSSSSVSGQTGTVSSSSGSSLSTDTMATGATSSSGSSPSTSDKTDTAVTGTMSSLGSSSSTSDKTDTAVTGTMSSMGSSSSMSDKTDTAVTSTMSSMGSSSSMSDKTDTTVTGTMSSSGSSPSTSYKTDTTVTWSASPSGSSSSVGTTDNSSFVYVNYSVIETVTAPSSSTDGYDIFSLIVNDTGTWSSSTGTAGYTNASPPDTHSAESTSVSSATSATAAFGSVTHTAGTLPTMYNESSTVTLLPATLPPTRPARFPGGKPYPADFEVCNTPFCIAEGAALYRSLSFPHDPCDNFYIYACSKLVVAATPGAQREDADSLLELEIEEKVRNVLNGTATQIPLPVLLLWKGCVAQNTPPTPANLEQIFKKLGFDPFLKLITADVVLNTVADVMTKLSIAPLVSFEINRDPADNSRWIIALDEPDILVTPEQVNMQNQPKTKTHLVQKGCVFIKMLYGQPVQTICDHIADTAIQIAQAHTGDQHPAVRAKGYQVVPYSHVGLLHPLISKMVDPYLFPLTGNARVLLKSPKYLKTTLPDMLTTSPISLYIYVGLHMMVAMAAFVGADDLLDLSLMVSTGKTWNSFPKWRVCLHLVNKLLPILTAMTYEVPFRNATHFDKLMGDIMAEDVRSVFLEHLPSAWFLDAWSRNAIQMKLKHTQIYAFFPLHISSAANIALYMNQIVSSVPKNPDALLYFLSMSQYVVSTGRDPNSFRNFQRRWKGSVFDTICRYVLSENVIMIPVGMFNTTIPTSAKENCLLQSQ